From the Trichoplusia ni isolate ovarian cell line Hi5 unplaced genomic scaffold, tn1 tig00002932, whole genome shotgun sequence genome, one window contains:
- the LOC113507583 gene encoding uncharacterized protein LOC113507583, translated as MIRSKLVSQYAAVWARAADEVLPALAALEPLRHTPHLKYKIVFSVVVLAFRAVISLRDRRLNEVKSLLGLDPETSSSDPHVARLLSAATRVLHTTAHNFPLGEAERTVINQVVSTLREYPCLASCGALHALAAAACRAAWALSLHSPPMRIDTDFTPVVMNPEKHVRFSPEGRDGRDRRSDLIKSFVWPALMDGGRCVFRAVVLT; from the exons ATGATTAG GAGTAAGTTGGTGTCGCAGTACGCGGCGGTGTGGGCGCGCGCCGCGGACGAGGTGCTGCCGGCGCTGGCGGCACTGGAGCCGCTCCGACACACACCGCATCTCAAGTATAAGATCGTCTTCTCTGTGGTAGTT CTAGCATTCCGCGCCGTCATCAGTCTCCGTGACCGGCGCCTGAACGAGGTGAAGTCTCTCCTCGGGCTGGACCCGGAGACCAGCTCCAGCGACCCGCACGTGGCGCGCCTGCTGAGCGCCGCCACGCGGGTGCTGCACACCACCGCGCATAACTTCCCACTCGGGGAAGCTGAGAGGACTGTCATCAATCAG GTGGTGAGCACGCTGCGCGAGTACCCGTGCCTGGCGTCGTGCGGCGCGCTGCACGCGCTCGCAGCAGCCGCTTGCCGCGCGGCCTGGGCGCTCAGCCTGCACTCCCCGCCCATGAGGATCGACACCGACTTCACACCTG TGGTAATGAACCCAGAGAAGCACGTGCGCTTCTCTCCCGAGGGTCGCGACGGGAGAGACCGGCGCTCTGACCTCATCAAGTCGTTTGTATGGCCGGCGCTCATGGACGGCGGCCGGTGTGTCTTCAGGGCAGTCGTGCTCACATGA
- the LOC113507581 gene encoding uncharacterized protein LOC113507581, translating into MYSGSGHPYYGPYGPPPPGGWPPPPPGSQPATYPPPSEYGQPPYPYYVPGTVMIPVPIPPMQPPTDTQPPTFVTNYIYHGDTTVTAHDNGVTVVESSGEFDWVPTTSTMANSLAGRAVVGGHEGWDGSPLWVIRAWHNGDLMPGKLSVRHCAASVVYDGKEVSVQNIEVLCARPENLRWVPASNGSAPPGAIPGGRTSSGETLYIGRARYQLSVTPGKVHPSHHSCYIGFAGSEVAIKMYDVLCRVS; encoded by the coding sequence ATGTATTCCGGATCTGGACATCCTTACTACGGACCTTACGGGCCCCCGCCCCCCGGGGGCTGGCCTCCACCGCCCCCCGGCAGTCAGCCAGCGACGTATCCCCCGCCATCAGAGTACGGCCAACCACCTTACCCTTACTACGTTCCTGGAACAGTGATGATCCCAGTGCCTATCCCCCCGATGCAACCACCAACAGACACCCAACCACCAACATTTGTGACCAACTACATTTACCACGGCGACACCACAGTCACAGCCCACGATAATGGAGTAACAGTAGTGGAATCTTCTGGAGAGTTCGACTGGGTGCCTACCACCTCTACAATGGCAAATTCTTTGGCGGGAAGAGCAGTCGTGGGAGGACATGAAGGTTGGGACGGGAGCCCTCTGTGGGTGATCAGGGCGTGGCATAACGGAGATTTGATGCCAGGAAAGTTGTCTGTAAGGCATTGTGCGGCTTCAGTAGTGTACGACGGGAAGGAGGTTTCTGTGCAGAACATTGAGGTGTTGTGTGCGCGGCCGGAGAACCTGCGCTGGGTGCCGGCATCCAACGGGAGCGCGCCTCCCGGGGCGATCCCTGGAGGGAGAACAAGTTCGGGAGAGACTCTGTATATCGGCAGAGCGAGATACCAGCTGTCCGTGACCCCCGGGAAGGTGCACCCGAGCCACCACTCCTGCTACATCGGTTTCGCTGGATCCGAAGTGGCGATCAAAATGTATGACGTGCTGTGCAGGGTCAGCTGA